Genomic DNA from Salvia miltiorrhiza cultivar Shanhuang (shh) chromosome 1, IMPLAD_Smil_shh, whole genome shotgun sequence:
AATTTGTAGGAGATAAAATGGATAGTgcaaatataaattttgaacaAGTCAGTAGTCCTAATTATGAATGCAAGCTGGTTAATTAAGTGGATTTTTTATGGCAGCATTAATTGAgctcaatttttttaacatgaAGGATCAGCATTTAGACTTGTCCTGTAAGAAGAATAAATCTTTTAGAGAACTCAAGATAGTTGTTACGGCGAAAGAGATTAGGAGTCCATATAGAAGTTCCAGATTCGGTATAGAGTTAAAGACAGTAGCACGAATTATCTGGATACAGTGTTCGATAATATTGATCGAAACTTTGCATTTATAACTTTCTATTTTTAAAGATTGTACATGTAGATTATGGGAAAAAAAATGTTTGGTGATGGGTGTCTTCCACTTGCTGTGATTTAACTTTCTGTGTCTACTCCTGCTTTGCTCcttcatttatttcattttgaactgCCTTTCATCATTGTTTCTATGTGGGACTTGCAATGCATTTGCAGTTTGGTTTCAGGGTTAAGGTAAATCTTTATATAACATGCATTTTGGTTCTCTTTTAGGCACAGGTTTGTCAGTGTCCTGTCGTCACGATCAACGCTTCTGAGCATTGGTTTGATGCGTATAGATTCTAGTTATACAACATTGCCATGCAAGATTGTGTTAACTGGTTTCTCAACACAGATAGTGTGTGGAAACTGATGCCATGTCAGCATCTAGCAAATTTGATCTCTCTTCCAGTAGTCCTGATAGGCCATTGTATACATCTGGCCACCGTGGTTCCTATGGTGCCGCCTCACTGGACAGATCAGGTAGCTTTCGGGAGAACTTGGAGAACCCACTTTTATCAAGTCTGCCAAATATGACAAGAAGCAATTCTTCGGTAACTCAGAATGATGTACTCAACTTCTTCCACTGTGTGCGTGTTGATCCAAAGTCTATGGTCGTAGATCATAAGTTGAATAGGCCAGCAGATTTTAAGCGGCTTGCAAGTGCTGCTGTTGGCATGCCACTAGAAGATTCTCTTCCTGCATCTTCGAAAAACAAACATCTAACTTCTCCCTCACTAGACGATCTCAGACGCCTAAAATCTGGTGTGCGGGAAAGTGGTACTAAAGCTAGGTAATTGTCATTAATCTTAGCCTCTCCTTATTTTTCTTCCCATCTGAAGTGAGCAGCATATTATAATGTTCCACCTTCATTAGGGAACGCGTGAAGATATTCAATGACTGTTTATCAGTAATTAACAAGTGTTTCCCTGCTATTCCATCGAGAAAGAGATCCCGGTTGGATGCCTTGTCTAATGATCGATCCAACACATTGTTGTCGATTGATCGTTCAGCATCTGGAGCGGGTGTTGGGAAAATGGGATTGCAAAACCATGCTACTGCAAGTGGTTTTGAGCTGGAGCAACAAAAGTCTGAAGAAAGGACAAAGAATACCATTCCAAGCAAGCGCACTCGAACTTCTATGGCTGATGCTAGGGTTTGTTTCTGTCTTTCTTTCCCATTGCCACTgtttgtttttttcttcttttgtttCTCTGTGCAATTTCCGACAGGAATtctatatttttcttcaaaaagaaCTCAACGATGACTATTTCTTATCTTATGCTTGAGATATAGAAGGAAAAATTACTCAATACAATATATTGAATGACCTGCATGCTTCCGTCAAATTTGGACTTTTGCTTGCCTATCTGGTAATCTGGTATTAATTGTTTTTTGTTTATCCATAGTATTCTTGTCATGAATTGATGTTGGACTTTATTTCATACTTGATTAAAAATTGAGCACTGAAACCATTTTAATGAGGGCCTGACTTTATATTTCCTTACAATTAGATGGATGCACGTGCCAATCACCTTGCAAGACCACCTGGGTCTGTGGATAAGGACAGGGATGCAGTAAGAATCTCTAGTTCTAATTCAGTTCAGGGTGAGGATCGAACTTTATCCATTGCTGTTGATGGTTGGGAGAATTCCAAAATGAAGAAAAAGCGCACAGGTATAAAGATAGACAATGCTGCTAGTTCAATGATGACAAAAGCAGTTGATGGTTATAGGGAACCTAAACAAGGAACACATCCACGTCTAATTCCCGAAGCCCGTTCAAGGGTGGCTGATGTCTATGGCTTTAGGTATGTTGCAACATAGTTCTGTTGTCAATGATACTGCTGTAATAACGAAAtgtgttttcaaagtttttggCTCTTCATTGTCTGTCTGGTGGATGTTTAAGCAACTCTTATAATACATAAGTTCCCTTTCTACTGGTAATTTTAGATTCTGCAATGAATCagagaaaaaacataaaatgcTTGACTTGACAtaactttttcctttttgttggATAAATATAAGGTGCATaacaaatattatttctattttcttcATGTAGATTAACGAGTAGTCCTATTTTTTGTTCTATGCTACATTATCTTCTTGATATctattgatatgcatattaatgAGGTGAGACTGTCCTGCTTTTAAAAAAGGGCGGCTGGCTTTGAGAACCTTTGCTTTCAGGGCATGAATGACCATTAATATCATAGATATGATGTTTCATAATCTATGTGCTCTGATAATTGTAAGCTGGGTGTAgattaagaaattaaacaattttatttcTTATAACCTATAATGCATGAATAGGACTCTTGTTATCAGATAACGAGCCAAGATATTTCCATGGTTTATTCTCATTATGTTACCTGCTAATGTTTATCTTTATGTcctatcattttttatttttttattttcgccacatgcattattattaattagtagTATTACATAAAGGTAAAGGTTTATATGTACTTTCTTGATAAGAATGTCTTCCAAGGAGAATTAATAGCTGAGCAGAAAACATCTAGTATTTTCTTTTCCCAGCAGTTTCTTCTGTTCTCTATTGTCTTACGTTCCTTGGTGAAAAAGATTTATTGTTGCCAAATGAATTTAACTGAGTATGGCTTTACGTCGTCCCTAGTAACTTAAATATACACCTCACACAGATCTGGCGCTGCTAATGGAGGCGTGGGGCTAGGGAAAAGTGAGGCTACCTCCCAGACCAGTTCAGGCATGCGGTCATCTATGTCTCGGACTGATTCTGATAACAGTTCTGTTCTCCATGAGAGGAGAGAGCGTCCTAATGGTCAAGAGAAAGAAAGGGTGAatctgaaagctgtaaacaagtATGGAAATACATTTATTTAAGTTTCTATAATTAGATTCGaagaattatttaattacatacAAATCTATATTGCTGAAAGAGCTGTTTTTACAGCTTGAAAGAACATAGTGAGTAAAAATTCTGAAAATCATTTCACTGCTTGAGTTGAAACAGGTTGGTCAAGAAATTGATTGTTCAATACAATGGCTGACAGTTGCTTAGTAGCTTATAATTACAAGATTGATAAATCTGTGcttttttcttcttgaaatgaaAAGTACAAGCTGCCTTTCCCTTGATGATGCTTGGGtataaacttttgttttctgtAAAGCCCTAGGCCTGGCTGTCGAGTTACTATATATGTTAAATTGAACTAATCTAAGATGCCGTTTATAGCCTCAGCACGGTGAAGTGAAACAATATAATCCTAAGGAAGATGCATAGAATAGAAGACTGGATAAAAGCTGCAGCTGCCAAATATAATATCATGGCCACTAATACTCCTTTTGGGTTTTGGTCTTGGATATTTGGGGCTTATTATCGCTTGAATTGAGCTCGTACTGCAGATAATATATGAATTATGTGTCAAGAAGTGTATGATGTTAGGCCATACTTTTGACCTGGATCAAGCTTTAATGATTGCTTAAGCTACTTTTGGCTTTAGTGGAGAAGGAGCATTTTTTTCCCTTGCTATTTGGGGAATCAATGTTGGTCAGGCCAGCCAATTCAACTAAGTAAATCTCAGTACATACCATGAGTTAGTTGCAGGGGGAAAGAAAACTATCTCTTAGGCCATGTGCATGAAATTTGTTCTTACATTGTGTTGCTTCACCTTATTTCGCTGCTTTGCTTCCTGTTGTGTaacttttgttttttctttcaaCCTTATAAAGGGCAAATTCGCGAGAAGATATCAGTTGCAGTAGCCCTACTTCAGGCCCAAAAGTGAATGCTAATGTTCGGGCTCCACGCTCAGGTTTAGTTGGTGGCGTCTCTAAGATGTCTCAAGCAGTGCAACGGTCTGTATCATCTAATGATTGGGATCTTTCTAACTGCACAAACAAGGTTACTGGTGGCCTTGGGGCCAACAGTCGTAAACGGACCCCTTCTACTCGGTCTTCATCTCCTGTTGCCAACTGGGCTCAAAGGCCACAAAAGATTTCTCGGACTGCAAGAAGAACTAGTTTATTACCTGTTGTTTCTGGAAATGATGAGGGCCCTGTTATGGATGCTGCATCGGATATGATGGTAAATGAGAGACGTTTTCCTGCCCATTCTCCTAAGCAAGCCAAAATAAAAGGCGACAATATCTCTCCAGCTGCATTATCTGAAAGTGAGGGATCAGGTGCTGCTGAAATCAAGTCAAGGGACAAGAATAAGAAGTGTGATGAGCTAGATGAGAAAAGTGTTCAGAATGTCCAGAAGATCTCAGCTCTGCTGCTACCACCAAAGAAAAATAAGGCAGTCAATGCGGACGACCACGGAGATGGTGTTAGGAGGCAAGGCAGAACTGGTCGAGGATTTACTTCCTCTAGGTCTCTCTTGCCTTTGTCAGTGGAAAAGCTTGGGAATGTGGGAACCACTAAACAAATCAGAAGTTCTAGACTTGGTCTTGACAAGACTGAAAGGTTTAAAGCTGATAGTTTTTTCTTCACTTTTTTTGGGTGTTGGCCCTGTTGTGTTTTGTGCTCTCATTTTTTGGTGTGGCTCTTCTTGATGATGTGAACTAGCACTATCTGTACAAGAAACATTTATGAcatggtgattttttttgtgCAGCAGAGCAGGGAGGCCACCTACAAGAAAACTTTCTGATAGGAAGGCTTATACACGGCAAAAGCATATTACTATCAGTACTGGAGCAGATTTCCTTGGTAATCAATTAATTTTAGAATGCATATGATGACATTTGCTGTTTCTGTCCCAATGTTTATTTGCCTTTTCTGATAACTGGTATATGTGTTGATAAAGTTGGTGCCGATGATGGTCATGAAGAGCTTTTGGCTGCTGCAAATGCTGTTACAAACACTGGTATTATTTGTTTGAGGTTCTAACTCTCTCTCGTACTGTATAATTTTCTCCTGGCAATAATTAGTGTTATCGGATGCAGCCCAAGCCCTCTCTAGCCCATTCTGGAAGAAGATGGAgcctttatttcattttatcaCTGATGTGAATATATCCTATTTGAAGGATCAGGTGAACTCTATTTGTTTTAACATACCTATTAATTTCGAAATTCCAGCATGAAGTGAATTTTGGTGAAATTACTTGTGATATATGTTAGTGCTGCCATACGTTTGGTATCTTGTAATAACTGTACATATGAGAGTGGTCGGTTTTGGGGGAAGTATTTTGTCtgttttcttaattttgttattttggctgagaaacataTTGTTGTGGATTAAAGATAGGAGGGTTACTTCAACATTTTGCCCATGGACTTGACTTTTAGCTAGTCATGATATGTAGTCTTTGGATAGCGAAAAATTAGTGGAGTGAATTTGTGTAAAATTGCATTTGTAGTGTATCGTATGCTAACTAATGTGTAACTAATCTTACCCCTTTGGTTGTTGTAGTTATGGACCTTCTATAtacaaaattgatttttttaaccTCCCCTTCCTTTCTATCTATCAAGTCCTTTCTTTTCTCCTTCTACTCTGTATTTTACTATTATAAAAGATTATATATTTCTTGGCAGATTCTCTAGACTTCAAATATTCAGAGTTTAGCCTTTTTCTCGATTTGTTTAAtctttttctaataaaaatcGCCGCTAGTCTAGCTTGCTTTCAGTATTTTATTGTGTTCGGGAAAAGGTTACATGAAGTGAACAACACTTTTTCAACAAATTActaagtaatactccctccgtccaccaaaaatttgccacaatttcctttttggtccgtctaCAAAAAATttgccacttccatttatagtagggtccacacaacttcgctcacattttattaaaacctgtgcaaattttttgtggacggagggagtaatacataAGATTCATGTTTCAATTCTCTATCAAACAGAAAAAGCTATAAGTACTCCCCTAGAGCATGCTAGAGTCTGCAGAGAGTGATGCAGTTTAGGTACCCTTTTGATGGTTGGTTGGCATCTTCAGTTTCTGTCTGCATTGATTAATTATTCATGCtaatatttatgttaatatGTATACTATTTGATTTATTGTTACCCATTTCATCTGGAGTCTGTTTGTCCTTGTAAACGATAAAAGTTGGGGTTATAGGGCTCACAATTCTTATCATAGTCTGTTAAATATACTTCATACTGAACTTTATGAATGCTCCCTAATGCTACAGTACTCCTGTACAAATGCACCTTCTATACACACATTATGAATGTCAAGTTGTACTTCATGCAAGTACAAAAGAAAGAAGACTTGAATGATGCTCAGCATGTACTGATGATTGAAGCCCAGTTTGATGCCATTTTTATATGTTTGGTTGCATTGCTGTATGCTGaagttttctttgtaatttttCTACCTTCCAGATTAATTCTGGTACAGCAGTGGACACGCCTGCTCCAGATCCTCTTGATACAGCTAGCTGCATTTTAGTACCTGACTATGGCTCGAATGAATTTGGGAGAGGTGAGACTGAAGCAAGAAGTGTGGAACTTAGCCCTGAGCATGTGCCTCCAGTAGTGAAGAAGCCAGATGAGATTTCTATGTACCAGAGAATCATTGCAGCTTTGATTCCTGAAGAAGAGGACCTCAAATATGATGTGCATGAATCTTCATTTGTGACTGAAAAAGATTTAGGATCAGATACTTTCTGCTCTCACATTTCACCAAGTTGTGACCCTTCTGGATGTCCTACGTTTAATAGTTATGATGTAAATTCAAATGGAAGATCATTTTACGAACTGGAGCAGAACATTATGTCAATTACTGGCACAGGTTATCCAAGCTGCAATCACTTACAAAATGGTTTACACACAGACCAATTGATACCTAGCACAATATGTTCCGAGTATCAGTATCAAAATATGTCAATAAATGAAAGACTAATCATGGAGGTTCAAAGCATAGGAATCTACCCAGATTTAGTGGTATGTTAGGTCTTCTCTCTTTAAGGTTTTTAATCTAGTGCACATTCTTCTATTCTCTTTTGCTTTTGAAGCCTCACATTAAGTTGTTAATATGCTCTTCTGATCTATGTGGCACAGAGTGGAGATGAAATAAGTGGAGACATCACTAGGTTGGATGAGGAGTACCAGCAACAGGTAACACATATTCAAGTATGAAACTGTAACAAATCAAGAAGGGTTTAGCTTTTCCAATGGATTTTTtttcagtatatatatatttttcctgTATTTGTTTGGTAATATCATTTGTACATAGTTTCATAATAAGAAAAAGTTACCTAAAAATTGCCACATTTGGTCCACGTGCTAAGAGAAACGCCAGCTAAAAACTGTGATACGCGCGTTTCCATTATCCTCATCTGTGCGTATGTGTGTGGTgaaagaaaatcaaataaaggaacGGATAAATTTCTTCCAAAGGAAGATATATCTGGAATCTTGTTTAAGATCTTTAACCAGGcacaaaatttgaattttgactaACTTTGATTTAGCTTCTAAAAGAAAACTGTTTATTAAGATATATTCGAAACTGGCATTTGATAGTATTGGGTTCATCTTGAAACCTCTAAGAGAAggactttttattttaattatgcttaATGTAGATCAGGAGTTAGGATGACTGTTAATTTTGGATTGttctatatatttttgaatttccTTTGTGGACCCTTCTGAATTTGTTACTTCTTATTGTTAATCTTATATCTAGGTTTCACGGAAGAAGAGCTTGCTTGGCAAACTTCTTTGTTCTGCTACTGATGCTAAAGAGCTCCAGCAAAAGTAAGATTTTGttcttcattttcaaaaatatgatACCCGGATAACTTATCTTGCTTGATTATAATTTGAGCACCTTCATTTACTGTAGGGAATTTGAAGGGCATGCTCTTAACAAACTTGTGGGAATGGCCTATGAGAAGTACATGGTAATCACTATCATCTTCATTCTTCCTCTATCATCCTTATAGTATATTGATGTAAGAATTAATTTTAGAGAATCAGTTGACTATTGACTATTTATTACTTATTAGTATAAAAAACAATAATGCTATATCCTGTCTTAttagtaatattttaaatatgaaaTTCCTACCAACAAACTCATACTTTGATACCTGAGAACATTTTATTTATCAAAGATTCTTAATAAATCCAATTTTGAGAGCCTCCGACTCTGAGCACTAGCTACTCaggaaacataatattttgaaaaGCTTGTGTATGTAAAAATTGGACTATCTGCAGTTGACAAATATGAATTTCATGTCTGGTACTCTATTCACATGGGCATTGCTTCACTCAGATTAAAAGATACAAAGGAAAAACTCTATGACAAACGAGGAAGCTAAACATACCGTTGTGCATTTGAAAAGAAACGAGCAATAACAATCTAATGGTTTATGTTCTCTGTTGTCTATATCTCTGAAATCCATACATTCATTTGAGTGAAAACACAAagtataaaaaaagaaaaaaacaaaaaaaaaagcccAGAAAAATGAAACAAGCTCATAGCTATCGTTGTTATGAAAGCAAAAATAGAAATCGTAATATCAGCTGCCTCTATATTTGGTTGTTTCTTAAAGTTGGTTCTGTCTTACTCTGCTTCAAAATTCAATCTAATACCACTGGTAGCTATTTCTGCTATACCTAATTTGGATTCTTAATTGTTTCTTTCCTACAGAGTTGCTGTGGACCTAATGCCCATGGGATGAAAAGTGCCAGTGGTAAAATGGCCAAGCAAGCAGCCTTAACTTTTGTTAAGCGGACTATGGACCGGTACCGGGAATTTGAGGAGACGGGAAAGAGCTGCTTTGATGATCCTCTGTATAAGGACATTTTCCTTTCTGGTGTATCCCGCCTTGTTGATGGACAACCTTTGAACTCCAGCACTGATAATGAGTATGGAAAACTGCATCTTGGAGCATCTGGATGCTCTGTTGAAGCTAGAACTTCAGGTAAATCCCAGATAAATTGCAGGATGCTTATAAACATTCAGTTGTGTTATTCCTTGCAAATACTCTTCTCTCCTTAAAGTAAGTGCTTCTCTCTATATGAATACTTTTGTTTTGTGGTGTTCTCAGCTCCTCTGGGCGCACAACAGAGCCCTAGTTCGAACAATCAGGATATATATTCTTCTGAAGTATTCCCATCAAACAATCTGGGTTCTGAACAAGTTACTGCTAAAGAAGACAGTTGGTCAAATAGAGTGAAAAGGAGGGAAGTGTTACTTGATAATGTAGGTGGTATTATCAGCACTGGGCTTGGTGGTTCTCTCTCATGCAATGCAAAAGGAAAAAGGAGTGAGAGGGACAGAGAGGGAAAAGGAAACAACAGAGAGGCCTTCTCCAGAAATGGAACTACAAAAATTAGCCGCACTGTATCAGCCACTGCCAAAGGAGATAGAAAGTCGAAGGCAAGACCCAAGCAGAAAACCACTCATTTGTCTGCTTCAGTCAATGGTTCTCTGGGAAATATGGGAGAACAGGCAAAAGGAATATTATCAGCAACACTTAAATCAAGTGACAATAACCCAAGTAACTTTGGCAAGGATAACAACTATTCCAATGACATGTTGGAGGAACCAATTGATTTATCTGGACTGCAACTGCCTGATATGGATGATTTAGGTGTTACTGATGATCTAGGTGGACACGGGGAGGACCTAGGATCATGGTTGATGAATATTGAGGACGAGGGCTTACATGATAATGATTGTATTGGTGGCCTCGGAATCCCAATGGATGATCTGACAGAATTGAATATGATGGTTTGAGATGTCAATGTTGTACATTCCTGTGCCTTATATACAATTAATGAAAGAAAAAAGCAAGAACAGTTGCCATGAATTGGCCAGTGACAATTGAGTTCATGCCATTGTCTGGACCATAAGCTCGGCTTGAGTGATTATGGAGTTTCTCTTTTTCCTACTGAAGGATTATGTTCGTAATCAGGCTGTTGTCAGTTGACTGTAAAGATCTTTTTGTTCGACATATAAGCCCACATCTCAGTTGTAAGGTCTTAGTAAACACTACTTTCGTTGTAGCAATTACAGATCAGGATGTCCCCTGtacataaattttatattctaaTAAAATCATGCTTTTGCTGAATTAGCACTCTTGTACTAGCTGTGAGGTGTTCATAGTTTTTCTCCTGTGAGTATCTAGTATTTATTCATGGGACTTACATTTTACGTCAGTTTTCACTGTCGCTACAGTTCTAACCTCTTGCAGACGTGAAGGCTTTGATGATCATATGCTGACTTTGTGACCATCCTGTGCCATGGAGTATGAAGTGCATATCATGGCGGTCAAGGTAAGTGGTGATGTATGGAATGGGAGATAGGCAATTAGATTTGCTTTGAGGTAACTGTTTATTGGGGCCTATAGTTTAAATTCACTTTTAACATGACAATCAAACTATCTAGAGCCATTCTTGTTGATTTATGTAGGTTTACTTAATGGTTTTGTGCCAACTTCTGCACTGTATATACTCAACACTGAACTAAAAGTTTTATGCTCCTTTTGAAGTCTGAAATCAACTGAATGAGGTATAGTGCTTTCATGTTACAGATGACATTTGGAATATCCTACAGGTTTTATGTTCTTATCCAGCTGCCACTTCTGAAGAAATTAATTTGATCTACATTCTTTTGCCTTGATGCATTTGTTACATTTTTCGTCATCACGTCATGGGACTACTTtggatattttttattcttagaAATGCCACGATACTCTAAATTTATGGTATGAAGAATTTTCtgatcaatttaatttgatttcatCAGGCTTAGATAATGATCAAGCTTTAGTTAGAGTCCTGATTACTCATTTTAAGCCACTAATCTGAACGTATTTGCATGGTTTGGTTCTTAAAGTTTATTGGCTATTTTGCATCCCATACCTGTCATTGTGGATGTACTTGTTGCTGTGAGTCAAGCCTGTCGGCCCTGTCCTGAGGAATTCTGTGCATGTGAGTTTGTTCACAGTGAGTTTTTTGTCGTTTGATAATTCTTCTGGTGGTTTGCTTCATATTTCTCACTGAGCTTATTCTGTCCCATTTATGGAAGCAAGATGCTTGAAGCTCTTTCTCAAACctataagaggcataagttatTTTATAATGCTGATTCAAATTGCTCATATGCATTTGCTTGTGTGTCTCAGAATCTCTTTATCGTACAGATGAGTTCGTTGCAACTATTGAATGATGCATTTTTTTCTCTGTATTTCATTAGCTTTAACCCAATGAGCAGAATCTCATGTTTCTGCTTCTATAAGACAAATGATTTTCGTGAATATGGGCCAAATCAAGTATAAGGAAACCAAAAGGTTATCATTTCTATTAGGCCTTCTGACTTTATTGCATTTCTTCTGTTCTTAACCCGTTATAGATGTTTAATGTGTCATCCATTATTACATGTGAAGTTTGTCGAAGGTTGTTTTCCACTTAAAAGGTAAGCATG
This window encodes:
- the LOC130986986 gene encoding uncharacterized protein LOC130986986 isoform X4 — its product is MSASSKFDLSSSSPDRPLYTSGHRGSYGAASLDRSGSFRENLENPLLSSLPNMTRSNSSVTQNDVLNFFHCVRVDPKSMVVDHKLNRPADFKRLASAAVGMPLEDSLPASSKNKHLTSPSLDDLRRLKSGVRESGTKARERVKIFNDCLSVINKCFPAIPSRKRSRLDALSNDRSNTLLSIDRSASGAGVGKMGLQNHATASGFELEQQKSEERTKNTIPSKRTRTSMADARMDARANHLARPPGSVDKDRDAVRISSSNSVQGEDRTLSIAVDGWENSKMKKKRTGIKIDNAASSMMTKAVDGYREPKQGTHPRLIPEARSRVADVYGFRSGAANGGVGLGKSEATSQTSSGMRSSMSRTDSDNSSVLHERRERPNGQEKERVNLKAVNKANSREDISCSSPTSGPKVNANVRAPRSGLVGGVSKMSQAVQRSVSSNDWDLSNCTNKVTGGLGANSRKRTPSTRSSSPVANWAQRPQKISRTARRTSLLPVVSGNDEGPVMDAASDMMVNERRFPAHSPKQAKIKGDNISPAALSESEGSGAAEIKSRDKNKKCDELDEKSVQNVQKISALLLPPKKNKAVNADDHGDGVRRQGRTGRGFTSSRSLLPLSVEKLGNVGTTKQIRSSRLGLDKTERAGRPPTRKLSDRKAYTRQKHITISTGADFLVGADDGHEELLAAANAVTNTAQALSSPFWKKMEPLFHFITDVNISYLKDQINSGTAVDTPAPDPLDTASCILVPDYGSNEFGRGETEARSVELSPEHVPPVVKKPDEISMYQRIIAALIPEEEDLKYDVHESSFVTEKDLGSDTFCSHISPSCDPSGCPTFNSYDVNSNGRSFYELEQNIMSITGTGYPSCNHLQNGLHTDQLIPSTICSEYQYQNMSINERLIMEVQSIGIYPDLVSGDEISGDITRLDEEYQQQVSRKKSLLGKLLCSATDAKELQQKEFEGHALNKLVGMAYEKYMSCCGPNAHGMKSASGKMAKQAALTFVKRTMDRYREFEETGKSCFDDPLYKDIFLSGVSRLVDGQPLNSSTDNEYGKLHLGASGCSVEARTSAPLGAQQSPSSNNQDIYSSEVFPSNNLGSEQVTAKEDSWSNRVKRREVLLDNVGGIISTGLGGSLSCNAKGKRSERDREGKGNNREAFSRNGTTKISRTVSATAKGDRKSKARPKQKTTHLSASVNGSLGNMGEQAKGILSATLKSSDNNPSNFGKDNNYSNDMLEEPIDLSGLQLPDMDDLGVTDDLGGHGEDLGSWLMNIEDEGLHDNDCIGGLGIPMDDLTELNMMV